Part of the Triticum aestivum cultivar Chinese Spring chromosome 4D, IWGSC CS RefSeq v2.1, whole genome shotgun sequence genome is shown below.
tttttgagaaccaaggtatcaatccagtaggagactacacgcaaatccctagtacctacacaaacaattaagaaccttgcaaccaacgcgataaaggggttgtcaatcccttcacggccacttgcaaaagtgagatctgatagacataataagataaatatttttggtatttttgttgtatagattgaaaagtaaagattgcaaaataaacgacgacataaatagctagttgacgtgagattaatatgatggaagatagaccgggggccataggtttcactagtggcttctctcaagatagcaaattctacggtgggtgaacaaattactgtcgagcaattgatagaaaagcacatagttatgagaatatctaggcatgatcatgtatataggcatcacgtccgtgacaagtagacctaaacgattctgcatctactactattactccacacatcgaccgctatccagcatgcatctagagtattaagttcataagaacagagtaacacattaggcaagatgacatgatgtagagggataaactcaagcaatatgatataaaccccatctttttatcctcgatggcaacaatacaatacgtgccttgctgcccctgctgtcactgggaaaggacaccgcaagattgaacccaaagctaagcacttctcccattgcaagaaatatcaatctagtaggccaaaccgaactgataattcgaagagacttgcaaagatatcgactcatgaatataagaattcagagaagaatcaaatattgttcatagataatcttgattataaacccacaattcatcggatctcaacaaacacaccgcaaaaagtattacatcaaatagatctccaagataatcgtggagaacttttgagatccaaagagagaagaagccatctagctaataactatggacccgaaggtctgtggtaaactactcggagaggccatggttttgatgtagaagccctccgtgatcgattccccctccggcggagcaccggcaaaggccccaagatgggatctcacgggtaccgaaggttgcggcggtggaaataaggtttcgtggtgcccatggatgttttcagggtatatgagtatatataggcgaaagaagtaggtcggtggagctacgaggggcccacaagggtggggggcgcgcctatccccctgggcacgccctcctacctcgtggcttccttgacgtccactccaagtctcctagattgcgtttgttccaaaaacgatcctcgcgaaggtttcattccgtttggattccgtttgatattccttttctgcgaaatactgaaataggcaaaaaaacagcaatttgcactgggcctttagttaataggttagtcccaaaaataatataaaagtgcataataaagcccattaaacatcaaaaatagataatataatagcctggaacaatcaaaaattatagatacgttggagacgtatcaacgggccggacagatgggccgagaagatacaagcagaagactttccccccgtgtccgggtaggactcccctatgcgtggatggcaagattggtgtccggatatgttatttccttcccccacaaaccgactctgtacaaccctaggcccctctggtgtgtatataaaccggaggggttagtccgtagagactATCAGAATTtttgtaggctagacagctagggtttatccattacgagctcgaggtagatcaactcttgtaacccctatactcatcgaatgcaatcaagcaggacgtagggttttaccttcattaagagggcccgaacctgggtaaacattgtgtcccacttgtcccttgttatcctcgatcctcagacgcatagctcgggaccccatacccgagattggccggttttgacaccaacagcggtACCGCCGTCCGAAACTGTACTACCATGCCCAACTGTCGTCGAAGCAAAAGCGAGTCCATAAGCCCCAAAACAAGCAGTAGTGTCTGCGGCACTTGAACAGCGGAAGTCCcacgcaagcggtactaccgctgcccagggcggtactaccgctagtgaGCTTCAAAATAGCCCAAGCAAACAGATGGAAGCAGGAAAAACAGAACTACCATAACTTCTGTAgttgagctccgaattgagcaaactcaagcttgtccGATAGATGACGACAAATACTATCCAACAACGACCTCCATTAGTAAGAAGTGGCAGGGGAAGTATGCCTATGATATAGATGAGAGAGACCTCCATTAGTGAAGAACCGGCATAAACTCccacatcgaaaacatcatagaagatgcacatgaactccattttcgatgaactcgagcttgtcatgaagatgaccataagctctaaaactcacaaagagaaacaccaaacaagaaccaagaaagatgatgcaaggatgaaatggtttgagctctctacgaatgatatgaTAAATCTACCGACTTGAGatcccccttgatagtacggcaatcgatcctataaaccgctctcccaactaccaccacgagaccggtaaaatagaaaacctatcaagggaaaacatttgccttgcacatagtccacttgagctagatgatgacgatcttcacttcctcaagttggaccacctttcttgattgcgttacCTTGATGAAGACAAGTAGATTGTTCCCCCAtaatccactatgggtgagccactcttcggcacatcttcacaagtccattgccaccacaatggacggaaagcttcaagcatgtgatttcttcgtgatgctccacttgaacttgcacaccgcaatcttgatgacgatcaccacttgatgtcatcctccatgggttgtatgagatcttcctcttgacacaagcccatggaaacatacctaaccccacaaagaactctcacatagaccatgggttagtacacaaagcgtaatggacaattcttgccataccatgggatcacttgatccctttcggtacatcttctacgctttgcgtattgatcaacttgattcacactttaacttagtcttgatcaaaCTTGTATCATGTCTTTTACATGACCAATTTTTGGATAGTTCCTTGAATAGCACTTTGGCcatcacataaactccttgaaaccaacacatggacttcaagaaatgcttatggacaaatccttcaaatataactcaaggcaaccattagtccatacagattgtcatcaattaccaaaatcaaacatgggggcaccgcatgttctttcacatagttcatcggatcccaacaaacacaccacaagaaTTACGTCAGAATAATATCAATAGAGAACATGAtattcaagagagagagagagagagagagctagctactactatggacccgtaggccctgaaggaactactcacacatcatcatggaggcaacaaggttgatgaagatacgtcggagacgtatatCAACCACCATTGGAGGTGGCATGTTCCTTCTTGAGTAGCTATTATAACTCCTTCTAGAGTAGCTATTGTAACTCGTTCATGCTGGCATCGATAAACATAGAAGTGGTTTTTACTGGAATTCTACTGATAACAAGAAAAATATATAGATTGGTCAAGTGGAAGATCATTTGCAGACCCAAAAGTCATGGGGTGGGGCATTATTAATACTTCTGTTATGAATAAGTGCTTGATCAACAAATGGTGGTGGCGTATCCGGAAAGCTTCTCCTGACACTCTTTGATTCGACATCCTTAAGGCTAAATACTTTCCTTTTTTATCCCTATGTTTGCCACTGCTTCAGATGGTTCTCAATTTTGGCGTGATCTGGTTAAGGTGCACGATGACTTCCGTGCTAATTTAAAATTTGTCGTCAATGATGGTAAATTCACTCATTTTTGGCCGGATTGGTGGGTGGAGACGACCCTTTGTGTTCTCTCTTCctagttcttttttttctttctatggTAATCCGACAATTTTTGTTTTTGATCTTGCTCTCAATAACTAGGATTTGGGCTTTCGTCGTTCCTTATCGCTTGTAGGGTTGGGAGATTGGCACCGTCTTGCTGCCATCTTCCCAACACACTCGGAGATTTCGGATACGATGATTTGATCGCGTTCCTCTTCCGGCAATTTCTCGGTTAAGTCATTATATCTTCGGCTGGTTTCTGGCTACCCTTCATCTAGGGTTAAGGATGTGCAGCTGGCCCGCATTCCCTCGAAGTCAAAATCTTTCCTTAGGTCATTAGGGAAAAGCTTCCCGCAAATGATCAAATTCGCAAGCAGAATGGCAGGTCTACGGCTCTGTGCTCCCTTTGCTCGCGTGCTAAGACCACTGACCATCTTATGTTTAACTGTGACTTAGCGACATTAATCTAGAGTTGCACCCAGTCGTGGCTGGATGTTAACTGGGCTCTTTCTTCCTTTGTTCAATTATTGCCGCTAGTTAACTCCCTGTCTGCAGCTTAAGCGCCTCTTTTTGGTTTGGTTTCGCTGTTGTTATTTGGGCTGTGGACAACTAGGAATAAATTTACCATTGAGCATCTCTTTCCACCTAAACCTGCTGACGTTATCTACAAATCTTTGAACCTATTGCAGCAGTGTAAGCCGCTTGTTAAAAGCTATGATCTCACCGCGACAGAGTTGCTAATCTCTCGGGTTCGATCTACTGTAATCTCCTTATCTCCAAGAGTGCACACTCCGGCGGCGTAGTTGGCGTGCCGCCGTTCATATCCGGTTTTGTTTTTGTAGACTATAGGTTGCTGCGTGTGTGCTTGATACTTGGTTATTTTGGTTGATGTGCAACTCGCACTTTCGTTTATGGTGTGCTTGTGATACCTTATGTGGTTGactttatctataaagtcgggtTATCGTTTTTTCTCTAAAAAAAGTCGATTAGCATTGAAGAGGTAATAAAAGAAAAAGCTCCTATGCTATTGGACTTGTCCGCAAAGCAAACTAAACTGACGCTTCTTGTGTCTTCTAGGTAACCGTGGCCGGATCACCGTCAATACGGGTGGCCTTGTTGGTTGATGTTTCGTTCAATATAGTTCATGGCACGGCGGGACCGGCATGATTCTAAGCGATGAGAAGGAAGGGGTGATCTTTGTTGTGCCTACCGAACGCTCTTCCACTGCAATGAGGCCCTAGAGACCGAGATACAAGCAATATTGGAGGGCTTGCTTTGGCTGTGGAACGATCTAACTTCCGATAAAGCTTCAGTCCGACTGTGTAGTTGCTCCTACGACGCTCACATATGATTCTTTGAATAGATCGGTGTATGGCCACCCGACTGTTGAGATGTTTCAGTTAAAAAAAAGTTATATACAAAATAGAGTTGCACATTGTTTAGCGAACTTTGATCATAATGGGGATATCACTGCGTGCAGGCTTAACCTACCCCCTTCGTGTATCAGTGAGCTTGTCGCCTCTCTCACTTTGGAATAAATACCCTATGATTCCCCCCAAAAAAAGAAGTGACAACGATTTACCGCACTTTGGTCTCTCTTTTTGGAGtgattgacaaaaaactaccactttagtgGTTTgtgtcccacagaactaccactttaAAAAAATGACCGAAAACTACCAAAATTTTATAATTTTGTGACTAAAAACAACCACTTTCAGATAAAGATCAGTTTAGACGATTTAAACGTGTTGTCAAAGTCCAAGTCAAAGTCAACGCTGACGTGGGTCATCTGTCAACACTAGCGGCTTGGTCGTGCTCGCTGCCTCCGTGCCGAACGCCACCAACGGCCTCGCCGACATTGAGGTCGGCTCGGTGAGCTCGTACGGGCCGCGGCCGCCGCCGGGCGTCGGCCTGAACGTCACCATCACGCCCAACCGGCCGTCGCCCGGCGCCGACACCAGCCAGCTCGCCGTGCGGATCGAGTACGACCCATGACACGGCTGCCGGCGACCCGCCCGTCAACGACACAGCCACCCTCCTCCTCGATGCGCCGCTCGACCTGGCCGACCGCCTGCCCGCCAAGGCCGCGCTGATGGGGTTCTACGCCTCCACGGTCCCACGCCGGCGTCCGGCAGGGGCGGCTGCGTCGGGGCCGGTCATGGCGCCGCCGCTGTCGATTTGCTCCGTCCGGCGACCTCCGAGCGACGCCACTGCCCGGGTCCGAACCCCCATGTCCGGATCCATCCATTCCGTCGTCCGCCGGCCTCCCCTGCCCGCCGACCGCAGTCGCCGTCGCCGTTAACAGCGCCATGGAGCCCTTCGCGCCGACGCTCGAACGCCAGGGCCGACCGCCTCGGAGCCACACGACGCCGGTCGTCCTTGCAGTGTCCTGCTACCTCCCCGTGTCCGAATCCGTGCCCCTGCGCCGCTCCTCGCCCGAATCCGGCGGGATCCGGCGAGTCCCGCCGCGGCGAGCCCTTGCTGTCGGTTCGGGCGCGTCCGCTACAGGCAGGTGGCGCGCCTGCTTCTTGGGGCCTTGGGCGCGTCCGTGACAGAGGCGGGAGCCGGCGTCGGACCCCGGGAGTCCGCCGGCGGCGAGATGGGGGGACGGGTCCGGCGGCGAGATGGGGCACGGATCCGGCGGCGTCGATCTGCAGCGCGGGTGGGGGTGGGAGGTGGGAGGCGACGACTGCGGGTGGGCCAGTCTCCCCTGGCATTGACTTTTCAGCCACATTAGCCCTGACGGGTGGGCCGGTTTTGTCAGTTTTTTGTTTAAATCGTCTAAAACGATCATAAAATGAAATTGGTAGTTTTTAGGGACAAATTAAGAAATTTTCGGTAGTTTTCGGTCAAAATTTTCAAAGTGGTAGTTTTGTGGGACAAAACCCCCTAaaatggtagttttttgtcaaacactCCTCTTTTTGCAAACTACAACCATGACCTTAACATCACGAGTTAACTGCATGCATGCTGGTTGATAACACGTTTTACATCCCTAAACTTCGAGTTTGTAAATATAGACACATACCAGCGCATCACTTCCGTGCGATGGGTCATGGCACTCGCGCGCACAAATTCGCCACATTTATCACTAACAAAATCACAGACAAATAGCTAGCCCCCCGAAAAATCGCACACACGAAGGGCACGTCGAACGTGGGAAAAGGATGGGTAAAACTAAGTGTGGGAACACACGCTGGCGTCCCCATTAATCCCCACTCGTCGTAGTCCGCGGTATAAAATGCCCACGCCCAATGCCTGCCTCTCCACTCCCACATGCACCGTGCGCCTCCCCTTCCCCACTACAACCGCGTCGCCTCGCTCGGTCTCTCTCCAAGAGCAATGGCGATGACGATGGCTGACGACTACTACGCGGGGGATCTGGACGACGTCGTGCACCGGCTGCTGCCGCGGGAAATCTTGGCGGACGTGGGCATCGTCGTGGCCGGCGGCCGCGCCCCGCGTTCGTGCGAGGTGAGGCACCGCAGCGACGACCACTCCGCTTTGGTGGAGGACCTCGCGGCGCACCTCGTAGGCATCCTCGGCCTTGACGGCGCGAGAGAGCAGCGCGCCCATGCCCATCCTCCGCACGTGCGCCATGAGCAGGGACCCCGTGTCCGTGATGGGATGGAGGCTCTCGTCGGCGGTGGCCAAGGTGGAGCTGGGCGTCACGCGCCGCCTCCCTGCTGGAATAACGGTGCCGTGCCGCCGCGGCTTCCGAGGCTTGAGCCGGCCGCGCCAGTCCCCGCCTTCGCGAATTGCCATCCTCCGGCAATGCGCCACGGCAGTGGCACCGGCACCGGCGTGTTCCTGCCGCGCCCGGAGGCATACCTGCAAAACAGTGCATCCTCCGCATCCCCCATCCCCAGGAACGGTAAGAATTGTTAATGATCGCGTCGTGTGCTTTTCCGGCGATCGACGGCGATAGCGTCAGCCTGATCAAACGTGCAAATGCAATGCAGGTGCGAAGCCGCCGCGGATGCTGAGAAAGGAGGCTGTCATTTTCGcgatgcggcagcagcagcagctgatgcacctgcgggcgatggcggcggagaTGGAGCGGCAGAGGGAAGCGTTCGCCGCAGCGTTCCAAGGCTGCCCTGCGCTCGCGGCGCCACGGCAATGGACGTACTGACTGATACAGTAGATTGTTGACAGTTGGTCGTATGCACAGAATAAAACTGGGTGGCTACGATGATAAATTCGTTTCGCTTTGGGGTTATTATAGCAGTGCACATCGGTTGGTCCTGCTTTTTTAATCGAGTGGAGTTGTATTGCTTTTATGTTTTTTTTTGGAGCAAGTCATGCATGGTGTAAAATTGAGGTCGCTAGAATTGAATTTAAGCTGTTTGTCATACGTACTACGGAGAACTGTATGAAAACAGACGAAAGCATACTCGGTGCGGTCTCCGCTGACGTGGCTTTGATACGAATTGAAGGATATTGTTAGTGGGCTGACGTAATATCAAATCCAAGAGCGCCATCTGGCCACAACCTAATAACCTTCAACATTTGCTCAAAAAAAACCATCAacatgattctcaaaaaaaaaaaaacatcaaCATGGCAATTCTAACTCAAAATGGCATTTTAGCAGAGTCTTCATATGACCCCGATAATTATAATAACCATCAGCATGACGATTTTGGCTTAAAATGACACTTGACAGGGTCCTCATATAGCTCTCGATCGCCATGATTTATAAATTTCGCTTCATAAACGAACTCTCAGCCTCCATATGGAGGATGTGGAGGGCCAGTTTGGAGCTCACTCCAAACCCAACCGTTGGTATGGGAGGAGAGTTTCAGCTTCTTCCTCCTCATGTTGCGCGCGGAATTTGAAGTTGTCTGGCTTCCCACGCACCATAGACGACGGTCACCTAGCCATTAATGCGACACCCGCTCCCTTGGATTCCCATGGCGGCTCGTCGGATGGTCAACATGCATCATCTTCAGGCTTGTGTGTGAGCAGCTGGGAGGTGTGTGAGCGCCTTCGTGTTTTCCACTGGGAAGCGCGCCCCTTGATGGCCACCCACCGACTGTGGCTTCCTCAACTTCCCTCTTAATGGCAGCCACAGCAGCCTATAAAAGGCTGTCACGGCCACCACTCTCTCCCATTGCCCACTTCAGGGCCTCCCAAATGTTTGTCGCCCACCTCCATTCCACGTCTCCAAAACATGTTCCAGAAACCGCCGTCAGATGCCCTGGACCCCTTCTGGGAGCAGCTCGAAGTGGGCCTTGCCGACCTCGCGAGGGATGAAGCTGATAGGGAGCGCGTGATTTGGGACCGCACGCTCACCTGCGCCCCCACCATTGCGGAAGTATGGCCACCGTGGAATGCGACCACGGACGTGGTTTTTGCGGGCATCGTGGCCCGCATTGCCACATCCCCACTTGACCGGACCTCGTCCCCGTCGGCCATGGCCGTGCCCGTTACTAGGCCCCGGCTACAAATCCAGCATCAACTATTAGCTAATTAGTTTATATTTTAACTAAGTATTAGATGTTCTATCAATGTAACTCGCAATGCAACTAATTTTCTGTCCAAATTATAGAAATGAAGTCGCATTGAATCTGAATTTTTATTATTATTGGGGAAGACTTGTTATAGTCAATGAAATTGGGGACCTACACATAAATCGAATTTGGGTTTGCGCTTTATCTGCGCAGCCTTCATATCCATATGCCTTATGGAGGTTGCACATATGGCGACTCTGCTAGAGTTGTTCTAAGATAACAATTGGCGACGAGGATGGACAACGACATAGTACGGCCATtgctacaagtcagtcactcgtcCTCTCGATTCGATTTCCTTATAGTATTCGTGTTCTGAGTATAGTTTTTCAAGGCGTGATATAGGATGTGCTGCTCGTAGATCTtttcacacccccccccccccaaaatttCTTTAAAATTGTAATtcctctgtctcaaaataagtgtctcaagtttagtacaactttgtattaaGGTTGGTACAaagttgagatacttattttgaAATGGAAGGAGTACAATCTAAAGAGGCCCACAGTGGTAACCATACTGGGCCATCTCCCATCTTTATATCTAGTTACAATCTATGAACAGTAGGCCCTAGGTGCTAGATTTGGGTTTAAATGATTAATCTTGTAAATTTGCTTTTTGTTACTacatagggcatctccaacggcaacccgcaaatttcctcccACATCCGTCCACGGATAGGGGCAACCAGTCCGCGAACACGGGCGCGGGAGGCAGCAATCCAACCATAggcgcatacattttcacaacaactCAAACCAATCGGACAAAATTCGATCGATCCGGACAAATTTTGATATAAACACGACAGATTTCATTGAAAGTAGGATAATTTATACATAAAACCGGACGATATTTTGTCCGGTGAACTAAAAACCTAAAACTTAAAACCCTACACTATCTTATACTTCACGGTGACATTGTAGGCCATGCCGGGCTGACCGCGGCTCCTCCTCCGTCATCGTTGTCCTACCCGGCATCAGTGTCACGTCGTCGGGCTGGGGCAGCGGAAGGTGGCTGCGTCGCGGCAGGGATTCCCGGCGGCCGCCTGACGCTCGGGATGATCCtctccgcctcctcccgcatcgtgCATAGTAGGGCCACGGCCACCGAGGATGTGGGCTGGGGGAGAGGGTGGCGGTCGTTGgaggcgtgataacccacaagtataggggatcgcaacagttttcgagggtagagtattcaacccaaattttttgattcgacacaaggggagccaaagaatatt
Proteins encoded:
- the LOC123099709 gene encoding uncharacterized protein, whose protein sequence is MAMTMADDYYAGDLDDVVHRLLPREILADVGIVVAGGRAPRSCEVRHRSDDHSALVEDLAAHLVGILGLDGAREQRAHAHPPHVRHEQGPRVRDGMEALVGGGQGGAGRHAPPPCWNNGAVPPRLPRLEPAAPVPAFANCHPPAMRHGSGTGTGVFLPRPEAYLQNSASSASPIPRNGAKPPRMLRKEAVIFAMRQQQQLMHLRAMAAEMERQREAFAAAFQGCPALAAPRQWTY